One Arthrobacter sp. Marseille-P9274 genomic region harbors:
- a CDS encoding alpha/beta fold hydrolase, whose protein sequence is MMLTYEATSRFVQAGEYRVHYHEVGEGPVLLCMHGGAPGAYGWGNFGRNIEALARHFRVIVVDLPGYGKSDKPDVSTGRNKMYADTMVALFEALGLERVNVLGMATGGAVAIRLAADYPDVVDRLILVSAAGGQTMFGLRRRDSASHVYYGGDGPSLQKMHDYLSQLLYDPSLITDDVLWERYEASVDPEFMERAPEGRTPVRHTPPDLWKRLDEIQAQTLIVWGRENRAQSFENGVFMLSRIPHAQLHVFGECGLWVPYEKAEEFNSLVVNFLSGTKRRS, encoded by the coding sequence ATGATGCTGACGTACGAGGCGACAAGCCGATTTGTGCAGGCCGGCGAGTATCGGGTGCACTACCACGAGGTAGGCGAGGGGCCGGTCCTGCTCTGCATGCACGGCGGCGCCCCAGGGGCATACGGCTGGGGTAACTTCGGCCGTAACATCGAGGCACTCGCGCGGCACTTCCGCGTCATCGTGGTGGACCTGCCCGGCTACGGCAAATCGGATAAGCCCGATGTATCCACGGGGCGCAACAAAATGTATGCCGACACTATGGTCGCGTTGTTCGAGGCTTTAGGGCTTGAGCGGGTCAATGTGCTCGGGATGGCTACCGGCGGTGCTGTGGCCATCCGCCTCGCTGCCGACTATCCGGACGTCGTTGACCGGCTGATACTAGTGAGCGCTGCCGGCGGCCAGACCATGTTCGGTCTGCGTCGCCGGGACTCAGCCAGTCATGTCTATTACGGCGGCGATGGCCCCTCACTGCAGAAGATGCACGATTATCTCTCCCAGTTGCTTTACGACCCTTCGTTGATTACCGACGACGTGCTGTGGGAGCGGTACGAAGCAAGCGTGGATCCTGAGTTCATGGAGCGCGCCCCGGAAGGGCGGACGCCGGTTCGGCACACGCCGCCTGATCTGTGGAAGCGGCTCGACGAGATACAGGCCCAGACGCTGATCGTGTGGGGACGCGAGAACCGTGCCCAGTCGTTCGAAAACGGTGTATTCATGCTCAGCCGGATCCCTCATGCGCAGCTTCATGTCTTCGGCGAATGCGGGCTCTGGGTGCCCTATGAGAAAGCCGAGGAGTTCAACTCGCTGGTCGTCAACTTCCTGTCCGGGACGAAACGAAGATCGTGA
- a CDS encoding helix-turn-helix domain-containing protein gives MDAQVLAEAAAVIPLPPVKPATGRTSGGYELQAFPVGAEGRATAILVVASTDASHPDLPRFGSSAALLLRLLLRDMRRLQTASRMVRDSITRLIFSGRIESALELAAEMGLATPPSRPHIVCVRGVGAWDRDDLLDLLEAAVPADSRQLLAYNDDDECWLLLSQVQFQAMRPELVALVDRHPSLKVLLTEQVPASKLSHRWQHWMNDIRSSPTGTVVDRSDYRGETASDWVHRLQREASPQVMEAVVEYLRCRGRWEAAAESLALHRNTLRYRVSSAERLLGLDLTDPTMSSRLWLALRSEGLTD, from the coding sequence GTGGATGCGCAGGTGCTCGCGGAAGCGGCGGCCGTGATCCCACTGCCGCCGGTCAAACCTGCCACTGGACGGACTTCCGGTGGTTATGAGTTGCAGGCATTTCCTGTCGGCGCCGAGGGCAGGGCCACCGCGATCCTGGTTGTGGCATCCACGGACGCAAGCCATCCGGATCTGCCCAGGTTCGGATCCAGTGCCGCTCTGCTCCTGCGCCTGCTGTTGCGTGACATGAGGCGGCTGCAAACGGCATCACGTATGGTGCGCGATTCAATCACGCGGCTGATATTCTCCGGGCGGATTGAAAGCGCCCTGGAGCTGGCCGCCGAGATGGGGCTCGCAACTCCACCCAGCCGGCCTCACATCGTTTGTGTGCGGGGAGTGGGGGCATGGGACCGCGACGATCTCCTCGACTTGCTCGAAGCAGCGGTGCCGGCAGACTCCCGTCAGCTATTGGCGTATAACGACGACGACGAATGCTGGCTCCTCTTATCCCAAGTCCAATTCCAAGCGATGAGGCCGGAACTCGTCGCGCTTGTCGACCGCCACCCCTCGCTGAAAGTACTCCTGACCGAGCAGGTGCCGGCGAGTAAGCTGTCGCACCGCTGGCAGCACTGGATGAACGATATTCGGTCGTCGCCCACCGGGACAGTCGTTGACCGCTCAGACTATCGAGGTGAAACTGCGAGCGACTGGGTGCACAGATTGCAGCGGGAAGCCAGCCCGCAAGTGATGGAAGCGGTGGTGGAGTATCTGCGCTGCCGCGGCCGTTGGGAGGCAGCAGCCGAATCCCTGGCGCTCCACCGGAATACCCTCAGGTATCGCGTCTCTTCGGCGGAGAGGCTGCTCGGACTCGACCTCACTGATCCCACCATGTCCAGTCGGCTCTGGCTCGCGCTTCGCAGCGAAGGTCTGACGGACTGA
- a CDS encoding alpha/beta fold hydrolase, which translates to MTADDSSLVAEYFGYQSHWLVTRPGERIHYLDEGGPEGIPVLLLHGSAIGITAAANFYLTIPALVAAGHRVIAPDLYGYGFTEAPPGVVADRPHQVDLVLRLLDALNMPKVYVIGNSMGGMVLASFALDHAERVAGGVVVGTAGARWQAGSRFEPNQSSHKDMGEFSAELVRKSMEHLVHDRRQIPTELVEFRTRVAGRPGAYQQHLASTRLRELSKVHHPLDLERAGRCGVPMLFLFGREDRVNPPEDALAGAEAFANADLVVFGHCGHWTMVERAEEFNHLVLRFIAGWDRRIAAPPIQTGDLHGKQLVGSRSE; encoded by the coding sequence ATGACCGCAGATGACTCATCACTGGTAGCCGAGTACTTCGGCTACCAGTCACACTGGCTGGTCACGCGTCCGGGCGAACGCATCCACTATCTGGACGAGGGCGGTCCCGAGGGTATTCCGGTGCTCTTACTGCACGGCTCCGCGATCGGAATCACCGCGGCGGCGAATTTCTACCTGACCATCCCGGCCTTGGTGGCTGCGGGGCACCGCGTGATCGCACCGGACCTGTACGGGTACGGATTTACTGAGGCGCCTCCCGGCGTGGTAGCGGACCGTCCCCATCAGGTGGATCTGGTCCTGAGGCTTTTGGATGCATTGAACATGCCCAAGGTCTATGTGATTGGCAATTCGATGGGTGGCATGGTGCTGGCCAGCTTCGCTTTGGACCATGCTGAACGGGTGGCGGGAGGAGTGGTCGTCGGGACTGCCGGCGCCCGGTGGCAGGCCGGCTCGAGATTTGAGCCGAACCAGTCGTCGCATAAGGATATGGGGGAGTTCTCCGCTGAGCTCGTGCGTAAGTCCATGGAGCACTTGGTGCACGACCGCCGTCAGATCCCGACGGAATTGGTCGAGTTCCGGACACGCGTGGCCGGGCGGCCGGGGGCGTACCAGCAGCATCTGGCATCCACGCGGCTGCGGGAGCTAAGCAAGGTTCACCATCCCCTCGATCTGGAACGGGCCGGGAGGTGCGGGGTGCCGATGCTCTTCCTGTTCGGTCGCGAAGACCGAGTGAACCCTCCGGAGGATGCTCTGGCCGGAGCCGAGGCATTTGCCAACGCGGACCTTGTGGTGTTCGGTCACTGCGGCCATTGGACGATGGTGGAGCGGGCCGAGGAATTCAACCACTTGGTCCTGAGGTTTATTGCCGGCTGGGACCGCCGGATCGCCGCTCCTCCGATTCAGACCGGCGACCTCCACGGCAAGCAACTCGTTGGAAGCAGGAGTGAATGA